The following is a genomic window from Aquificota bacterium.
CGCCGTAGCCTTTACCTCTATAACTCCTTCTCCGCCTTCCAGTATGGAGACGTCAAAGGTACCACCTCCAAAGTCATAGACCAGTATTTTTACATCGCTCTTTTTGTCAAGGCCGTATGCCAAGGCTGCTGCCGTTGGCTCGTTTAGGATTCTTAGGACTTCAAGGCCTGCAATCTTACCCGCATCCTTTGTGGCCTGCCTTTGCCTCTCATTAAAGTAAGCTGGCACAGTGATTACGGCCTTTGTTATCTTTTCTCCAAGGTAGGCCTCTGCCGCCTCCTTTAGCTTTTTGAGGATTTGGGCGCCCACCTCCTCGGGCCTGACCTTTCTGCCTAAGTTTGGAATTTCAAAGCTTGCATCTCCCTTCTCATCGGGAACCACCTTGTAGGAGACCCTTTTGGCTTCATCCAAAACCTCTTCATACTTTCTTCCTATAAACCTTTTGGATTCATACACCGTGTTTTCTGGGTCAAGTATGGCACGCCTCTTGGCTGGCTCCCCTACCAAAACTTCCTTTTCCTTTGTCCAAGATACTACAGAGGGTGTAAGCCTTGAACCCTCTTGGTTGGCTATAACAACAGGCTCATCACCTATCATAACCGCTACCACGGAGTTGGTTGTCCCAAGGTCTATACCTATAATCTTCTCTGCCATAGGCTACCTCCTTTGCCTTAGTTTGTGAAAAAATATAAAACTTTAGTAAAGTTTTGTCAAGTTTTTTATATAAGGTTTTTAAAAATCTTAATAGGATATTGCTTCTTTGGCCTACATAGAGTGACACGTTGTCCGAGAAATATACCTTTGAACATTTGGTATGTTTAGGGTCTGTAAATTTAATCTATATGGACCCTTTACGGGTACCCATTTGGCAAGAGCGAGCCCTGCACCTGCATTAACAGGTTGCAAGCCCTAGGCTTTAATTTCTCACTGAGTCTTTTAATGATATGATAGATCTCATAGAAAAATAAGAAAATAAACACATATTTACTTAAAAAATCTTAGGAGGTAAGCCGTGCTTATAAAAATTCAAGAGCTGCCCAAGGTGGCCAACGAGCTGTTTAATGCCTTACATGAAGATGAGGTGCAGATAATAAATGAGCTTTATATTGCTTGTGAAAAAAAGCATTTAGAAGAAGTGGATAAACTTATGGATCTTCTCCTTTACGACATAGAGGATCACTTTTCTACAGAAGAGGAGCTTATGAGAGAGGCAGAGTTTTTTGCCTATCCAATGCACAAAGCGGAGCATGATAGTATGAGAAAGGATATAGAGGAGCTGTATAATAAGTGGAAGTCTTCAAGGGATTGTGTTGAAATTGTAAGGTTTCTAAAAGAAAAATTTGTACCTTGGCTTGTACTTCACATATCAAGGTGGGATTCCACTACAGCTATGCACATAGGTGATTGAAATTTGCTGAAAACAAATAAGGCAAAAATCTTTTTGCGTTGTGCGCTGTGTAAAAGTGTTATGTTAAAAATTTAAAGGTTAGACTTCCAACCTTTAATCGAGCAACTGTAAGAATTTAGTAAATGCCTTTGTAGGGGCTGCCTTTTCACGCCTTATAATTTTGGGTAGGTTACGAGTCTATTCCTACAAAGGGTAAACTTCCCATATTGCATAGCTTATAATAATATTGATATACGCTGGGTGAGAAATTAGACCTCAAGTTCACCCCTCCTGTAATAACTATATCCAATAGCATAAGCATATACATACACAAGCACACAAGTTAAAGTCCTCCACCCACTACCAGCATTGAAAAGCTTTATCTGACTTATAACACCTTCCACCACCTGCCTTTTTGCCCTCATCTCCCTACTATCACACACAATAACACCTTCACAGCCCCTATAACCCCTATCACCATACACCACACAATTCTCCACAAGCCCCCTAAACCATACACTCCTTTTCTTCCTTTCCCTAAATGCCCTAACCTCATGCACACTTCCAAAGCTTATCCACACATCATAAACTCTTCCCCACCTATCACATAACACCATCATCAACATGCCATACCTGACCTCCTCAAACTCCACTACCTTCCCATTGTCTCTCCGAACTATCTTCCTTCTCCTCTTTGCCCACCATACCTTCCCTCTTACCCTCCTTATCTTCTGTGTCCTCGCCCTGTTTACATTGGCTATGTCCACCATGGTTCCATCTATTACAAGTTCTATCTTCTCACCATACAAAAGCCTTGCTAAAATCATAAGCCTCAGCTTGTGAAGCTTGTATTCTCTCAATATCCTGTATACTCTCTTGAGTCTGTATCTTCTGAAGATATGCCATGATTGTATGGATGGGTCAATAAGTAATTGGGCTAATGTAAGAACTTTTGTATTGGTTATGTAGGAGAGTATAAAGATGGCTGCTATATGGATGTCTGTGAGTTTAGGTTTTCTGCCCGCTTTAGCTTTTGGCACATTAAGGAATGGCAAGGCATTTTCAAGGTCTT
Proteins encoded in this region:
- a CDS encoding bacteriohemerythrin translates to MLIKIQELPKVANELFNALHEDEVQIINELYIACEKKHLEEVDKLMDLLLYDIEDHFSTEEELMREAEFFAYPMHKAEHDSMRKDIEELYNKWKSSRDCVEIVRFLKEKFVPWLVLHISRWDSTTAMHIGD